A window of the Serratia sarumanii genome harbors these coding sequences:
- the cadC gene encoding lysine decarboxylation/transport transcriptional activator CadC: MQEPAFRVGEWLVTPADNTISRDGRLKTLEPRLIDMLCYFARHPDVVLSRDELIDNVWKRNIVTNHVVTQCISELRKYLKDGDSDSPEYIITVPKRGYKLATSVIWCEEGETQPAPAPAPQIAVIMHEPEDGSEEDETPYVPPRRASAPVAAPGEKKPRFYRRSTFWVWLAFLAALSVCVAFVGIATLSQRVPVSTMPVLLNPRDIDIRIQGGESCSNWMPQLSYVVGVSELITDSLNTYSTFLVHDQTNYNYSGPSNSGKSLYIEFVNQRHYRAQQCFLSVRLVDNADSSVMLDKRYFITADNQLKIQTDFLSSLSAALKQPWPPQLEQRLAQLLPDNGPLLQRFYQAHQLLIHGDADSLTRASAQLSELIKSAPDFHYLLAEKALVDLLRNSYQPFDSQALAQLRADISHLATIPELKNTPIMQQVLAVDALTQGRIDEAHRAIDLGIELQMSWLNYVLLGKVYEMQGQNHLAADSYITAFNLRPGEDTLHWITNGVFQTSLTNVVPYLNNYQRQ, translated from the coding sequence ATGCAAGAGCCTGCTTTTCGCGTCGGGGAGTGGCTGGTTACCCCTGCCGACAACACCATCAGCCGCGACGGACGCCTAAAAACGCTGGAACCGCGCCTGATCGACATGCTGTGCTATTTCGCCCGCCATCCGGACGTGGTGCTGAGCCGCGACGAGCTGATCGACAACGTCTGGAAGCGCAATATCGTCACCAACCACGTGGTGACCCAATGTATTTCGGAGCTGCGCAAATACCTGAAAGACGGCGACAGCGACAGCCCGGAATACATTATCACCGTGCCCAAGCGCGGATATAAGCTGGCGACGTCGGTGATCTGGTGTGAAGAGGGGGAGACGCAACCCGCTCCCGCACCGGCGCCGCAGATCGCGGTGATCATGCATGAACCGGAAGACGGCAGCGAGGAAGACGAGACGCCGTATGTGCCGCCGCGCCGGGCAAGCGCGCCGGTTGCCGCGCCCGGCGAAAAGAAGCCGCGCTTTTATCGCCGCTCGACCTTCTGGGTGTGGCTGGCGTTTCTGGCGGCGCTCAGCGTCTGCGTGGCGTTTGTCGGCATCGCCACGCTGTCGCAGCGCGTGCCGGTATCGACCATGCCGGTGCTGCTCAACCCGCGCGATATCGATATTCGCATCCAGGGCGGCGAGAGCTGCAGCAACTGGATGCCGCAGCTCTCCTATGTGGTTGGCGTCAGCGAGCTGATCACCGATTCGCTGAACACCTACTCGACCTTCCTGGTGCACGACCAGACCAACTACAACTATTCCGGCCCCAGCAACTCGGGCAAGTCGCTGTATATCGAGTTCGTCAATCAGCGCCACTACCGCGCCCAGCAGTGTTTCCTGTCCGTGCGGCTGGTGGATAACGCCGACAGCTCAGTCATGCTGGACAAGCGTTACTTCATTACCGCCGATAACCAGCTGAAGATCCAGACCGACTTCCTCTCCAGCCTGTCCGCAGCGCTGAAGCAGCCCTGGCCGCCACAGCTGGAGCAGCGTCTGGCGCAGCTGCTGCCCGACAACGGGCCGCTGCTGCAGCGCTTCTACCAGGCGCATCAGTTGCTGATCCACGGCGACGCCGATTCGTTGACCCGCGCCAGCGCCCAGCTGAGCGAGTTGATTAAAAGCGCGCCGGATTTCCACTACCTGCTGGCGGAAAAAGCGCTGGTGGATCTGCTGCGCAATTCTTATCAACCGTTCGACAGCCAGGCCTTGGCGCAACTGCGCGCCGATATCAGTCATTTGGCGACCATCCCCGAACTGAAAAACACGCCAATCATGCAGCAAGTTCTGGCGGTAGATGCATTGACGCAGGGGCGCATTGACGAGGCGCACCGGGCGATCGATCTGGGGATTGAATTGCAAATGTCGTGGCTGAATTATGTGTTGCTGGGGAAAGTGTATGAAATGCAGGGGCAGAACCATTTGGCGGCGGATTCTTATATTACCGCATTCAATCTTCGCCCCGGCGAGGACACTTTGCATTGGATCACCAATGGCGTATTCCAGACGTCATTGACCAACGTGGTGCCTTATTTAAATAACTATCAGCGCCAATAA
- a CDS encoding VOC family protein produces MLALRQVHHIAIIGADYAASKRFYCDILGFTLLSEVYREERGSWKADLALNGQYAIELFSFPSPPARVSRPEACGLRHLAFSVDDIDQAIAHLQAAGVACEPVRVDPYTQSRFTFFSDPDGLPLELYES; encoded by the coding sequence ATGCTGGCGTTACGTCAGGTACACCATATCGCGATCATTGGCGCGGATTACGCCGCCAGCAAGCGTTTTTACTGCGACATTCTCGGATTCACCCTGCTGAGCGAAGTCTACCGCGAGGAGCGCGGCTCCTGGAAAGCGGATCTGGCGCTCAACGGGCAATACGCCATCGAGCTGTTTTCTTTCCCTTCGCCGCCGGCTCGCGTCAGCCGCCCGGAGGCCTGCGGCCTGCGCCATTTGGCGTTCAGCGTTGACGACATTGACCAGGCCATCGCCCATCTGCAGGCGGCCGGCGTCGCCTGCGAACCGGTACGCGTCGATCCTTACACCCAATCCCGCTTTACCTTTTTCAGCGATCCCGATGGTTTACCGTTAGAATTATACGAGAGTTAA
- a CDS encoding lysine decarboxylase LdcC: MNIIAIMGPTGVYYKDEPIRELHAALAAMGFQLVYPKNSGDLLKLIEANARICGVIFDWDDYSLELCSEINELNEYLPLYAFINTHSTFDVSLHEMRMVLYFFEYGLNAADDIAQRIQQYTAEYIDTITPPLTKALFNYVREGKYTFCTPGHMAGTAFQKSPVGCLFYDFFGANTLKADISISVTELGSLLDHTGPHLEAEEYIARTFNAEQSYLVTNGTSTANKIVGMYSAPAGSTVLIDRNCHKSLCHLLMMSDIVPIYLRPLRNAYGILGGIPQREFTRESIAARVQETENATWPVHAVITNSTYDGLLYNTDYIKQTLEVPSIHFDSAWVPYTNFHPIYDGKSGMSGERVPGKVFYETQSTHKLLAAFSQASMIHIKGDYDESTFNEAYMMHTTTSPHYGIVASMETAAAMLRGNPGRRLINRSVERALHFRREVQRLREESDSWFFDIWQPEEIDEAQCWPLDPDDNWHGFGQTDRDHMYLDPIKVTILTPGMNELGALEEEGIPAALVAKYLDERGIVVEKTGPYNLLFLFSIGIDKTKAMSLLRGLTDFKRAYDLNLRVKNMLPDLYAEDPDFYRNMRIQDLAAGIHRLICQHDLPRLMQRAFDVLPEMKLTPHQMFQEQVRGNVETCELDQLVGKVAANMILPYPPGVPLVMPGEMITEESRAVLDFLLMLCSIGERYPGFETDIHGARLTEDGRYLVKVLKAPQP, from the coding sequence ATGAATATCATCGCCATCATGGGCCCGACGGGCGTCTACTACAAAGATGAGCCGATCCGCGAGCTCCACGCGGCGCTGGCCGCCATGGGATTCCAGCTGGTGTACCCCAAAAACAGCGGTGATCTGCTGAAGCTGATCGAAGCCAATGCCCGCATTTGCGGGGTGATCTTCGACTGGGACGACTACAGCCTGGAGCTGTGCAGCGAAATCAACGAGCTGAATGAATACCTGCCGCTGTACGCCTTTATCAATACCCATTCCACCTTCGACGTCAGCCTGCATGAAATGCGCATGGTGCTCTATTTCTTCGAGTATGGCCTGAATGCGGCGGACGATATCGCGCAGCGCATCCAGCAGTACACCGCGGAATACATCGATACCATTACGCCGCCGCTGACCAAGGCGCTGTTCAACTATGTGCGCGAAGGGAAGTACACCTTCTGCACGCCGGGCCACATGGCCGGCACCGCGTTTCAAAAAAGCCCGGTGGGCTGCCTGTTCTATGACTTTTTCGGCGCCAATACCCTGAAGGCCGACATCTCGATTTCGGTTACCGAGCTCGGTTCGCTGCTGGATCACACCGGGCCGCACCTGGAGGCCGAAGAGTATATCGCGCGCACCTTTAACGCCGAGCAGAGCTATCTGGTCACCAACGGCACCTCCACCGCCAACAAGATCGTCGGCATGTATTCGGCACCGGCCGGCAGCACCGTGCTGATCGACCGCAACTGCCACAAATCGCTGTGCCACCTGCTGATGATGAGCGATATCGTGCCGATCTATCTGCGCCCGCTGCGCAACGCCTACGGCATCCTCGGCGGCATTCCGCAGCGCGAGTTCACCCGCGAAAGCATCGCCGCCCGGGTGCAGGAGACCGAGAACGCCACCTGGCCGGTGCATGCGGTGATCACCAATTCCACCTATGACGGCCTGCTGTACAACACCGACTACATCAAGCAGACGCTGGAGGTGCCATCGATCCACTTTGACTCCGCCTGGGTGCCTTACACCAACTTCCATCCGATTTACGACGGCAAGAGCGGCATGAGCGGCGAGCGGGTGCCCGGTAAGGTTTTCTACGAGACCCAGTCGACGCACAAGCTGCTGGCGGCCTTCTCGCAGGCCTCGATGATTCATATCAAAGGCGACTACGACGAGAGCACCTTCAACGAAGCCTACATGATGCACACCACCACCTCGCCGCACTACGGCATCGTGGCGTCGATGGAGACCGCGGCCGCCATGCTGCGCGGCAACCCGGGGCGCCGCTTGATCAACCGCTCGGTGGAGCGCGCGCTGCATTTTCGCCGTGAAGTGCAGCGGCTGCGCGAGGAGAGCGACAGTTGGTTCTTCGACATTTGGCAGCCGGAAGAGATCGATGAAGCGCAATGCTGGCCATTGGATCCGGACGACAACTGGCACGGCTTCGGCCAGACCGATCGCGATCACATGTACCTCGATCCGATCAAGGTGACGATCCTGACGCCGGGCATGAACGAGCTGGGTGCGCTCGAGGAGGAGGGGATCCCGGCGGCGCTGGTGGCGAAGTACCTCGACGAGCGCGGCATCGTGGTGGAGAAGACCGGGCCGTACAACCTGCTGTTCCTGTTCAGCATCGGCATCGACAAAACCAAGGCGATGAGCCTGCTGCGCGGCCTGACCGACTTCAAGCGCGCCTACGATCTCAACCTGCGGGTGAAGAACATGCTGCCGGATCTGTACGCCGAGGATCCGGATTTCTATCGCAACATGCGCATTCAGGATCTGGCCGCCGGCATTCATCGCCTGATCTGCCAGCACGATCTGCCGCGCCTGATGCAGCGGGCGTTCGACGTGCTGCCGGAAATGAAGCTGACGCCGCACCAGATGTTCCAGGAGCAGGTGCGGGGCAACGTGGAAACCTGTGAGCTGGATCAGCTGGTTGGCAAGGTGGCGGCCAATATGATCCTGCCGTATCCGCCGGGCGTGCCGCTGGTGATGCCGGGGGAAATGATCACCGAAGAGAGCCGGGCGGTACTCGATTTTCTGCTGATGTTGTGCTCGATCGGCGAACGTTACCCCGGTTTTGAAACCGACATCCACGGCGCCAGACTGACGGAGGACGGGCGCTATCTGGTGAAGGTGTTGAAAGCCCCACAGCCATAA
- the accA gene encoding acetyl-CoA carboxylase carboxyl transferase subunit alpha, with protein MSLNFLDFEQPIAELEAKIDSLTAVSRQDEKLDINLDEEVQRLREKSVELTRKIFADLGAWQIAQLARHPRRPYTLDYIKHIFTDFEELAGDRAYADDKAIVGGIARLDGRPVMIIGHQKGRETKEKIRRNFGMPAPEGYRKALRLMEMAARFKMPIITFIDTPGAYPGVGAEERGQSEAIARNLREMSRLNVPVICTVIGEGGSGGALAIGVGDKVNMLQYSTYSVISPEGCASILWKSADKAPLAAEAMGITAPRLKELKLIDSVIPEPLGSAHRDVPAMAAALKAQLLADLKDLDGLNDEELLNRRYQRLMNYGYC; from the coding sequence ATGAGTCTGAATTTTCTTGATTTTGAACAGCCGATTGCAGAGCTGGAAGCGAAAATTGACTCGCTGACTGCAGTCAGCCGTCAAGACGAAAAATTAGATATTAATCTGGACGAAGAGGTTCAGCGCCTGCGTGAAAAGAGCGTTGAGCTGACGCGCAAGATTTTTGCCGATCTTGGGGCCTGGCAGATTGCCCAATTGGCACGCCACCCGCGCCGTCCTTATACCCTGGATTATATCAAACACATCTTTACCGACTTCGAAGAGTTGGCGGGCGATCGCGCTTACGCCGACGACAAAGCGATCGTCGGCGGTATTGCGCGCCTGGATGGCCGCCCGGTGATGATCATCGGGCACCAGAAAGGCCGTGAAACCAAAGAGAAGATCCGCCGCAACTTCGGCATGCCGGCGCCGGAAGGCTACCGCAAGGCGCTGCGCCTGATGGAAATGGCCGCGCGCTTCAAGATGCCGATCATCACCTTTATCGATACCCCGGGCGCTTATCCGGGCGTGGGCGCGGAAGAGCGCGGCCAGTCCGAAGCCATCGCGCGCAACCTGCGTGAGATGTCGCGCCTGAACGTGCCGGTCATCTGCACCGTCATCGGCGAAGGCGGCTCCGGCGGCGCGCTGGCGATCGGCGTGGGCGATAAGGTGAATATGCTGCAGTACAGCACCTACTCGGTGATTTCGCCGGAAGGCTGTGCCTCCATTCTGTGGAAGAGCGCCGATAAGGCGCCGCTGGCCGCAGAAGCGATGGGCATCACCGCGCCGCGTCTGAAAGAGCTGAAGCTGATCGACTCGGTGATCCCGGAGCCGCTGGGTTCCGCGCACCGCGACGTACCGGCAATGGCCGCCGCGCTGAAAGCGCAGCTGCTGGCCGATCTGAAAGATCTGGACGGTCTGAACGACGAAGAGTTGCTCAACCGCCGCTACCAGCGTCTGATGAACTACGGCTACTGCTGA
- the dnaE gene encoding DNA polymerase III subunit alpha, whose translation MAEPRFIHLRVHSDYSMIDGLAKTAPLVKRAAALAMPALAITDFTNLCGLVKFYGSAHGAGIKPIIGADFHVQSEELGDELAQLTVLASNNEGYQNLTLLISRAYQRGYGAAGPIIDRDWLIEHREGLILLSGARQGDVGKFLLRGNQAQVDQCLGFYQQYFPDCYYLELIRTGRPDEENYLHAAVALATERGLPVVATNDVRFLVEDDFDAHEIRVAIHDGFTLDDPKRPRNYSPQQYMRSEDEMCELFADIPEALLNSVEIAKRCNVTIRLGEYFLPQFPTGDMSTEDFLVLKSKEGLEERLEFLFPDPEVRAQRRPEYDERLDVELKVINQMGFPGYFLIVMEFIQWSKDNNVPVGPGRGSGAGSLVAYALKITDLDPLEFDLLFERFLNPERVSMPDFDVDFCMEKRDQVIEHVAEMYGREAVSQIITFGTMAAKAVIRDVGRVLGHPYGFVDRISKLVPPDPGMTLEKAFAAEPQLPEIYEADEEVKALIDMARKLEGVTRNAGKHAGGVVIAPTKITDFAPLYCDAEGQHPVTQFDKNDVEYAGLVKFDFLGLRTLTIIDWALEMINARRAKTGLEPIDIAAIPLDDKKSFDMLQRSETTAVFQLESRGMKDLIKRLKPDCFEDMIALVALFRPGPLQSGMVDNFIDRKHGREEISYPDIQWQHESLKPVLEPTYGIILYQEQVMQIAQVLAGYTLGGADMLRRAMGKKNPVEMAKQRGGFEDGAKARGIDGELSVKIFDLVEKFAGYGFNKSHSAAYALVSYQTLWLKAHYPAEFMAAVMTADMDNTDKVVGLVDECWRMGLKILPPDINSGLYHFHVNDDGEIVYGIGAIKGVGEGPIEAIIEARNSGEQGYFKDLFDLCARSDIKKLNRRILEKLIMSGAFDRLGPHRAALMNSLGDALKAADQHAKAEAIGQVDMFGVLAEAPEQVEQSYANIAPWPEQVVLDGERETLGLYLTGHPITQYLKEIERYAGGQRLKDMHPTDRGKMTTAVGLVVAARVMVTKRGNRIGICTLDDRSGRLEVMLFTEALEKYQHLLEKDRILIASGQVSFDDFSGGLKMMAREVMDISEAREKYARGLAISLTDRQIDDQLLNRLRQSLEPHRSGTIPVHLYYQREDARAKLRFGATWRVTPTDRLLIDLRTLVGNEQVDLEFD comes from the coding sequence ATGGCCGAACCTCGTTTTATTCACCTGCGCGTCCACAGTGACTATTCCATGATTGATGGATTGGCCAAGACGGCGCCGCTGGTGAAAAGAGCCGCCGCGTTAGCCATGCCTGCTCTGGCAATTACCGATTTCACCAACCTGTGCGGATTGGTGAAGTTCTACGGCAGCGCGCACGGCGCCGGGATCAAACCGATCATCGGCGCGGATTTCCATGTGCAAAGCGAAGAGCTGGGCGACGAGCTGGCTCAGCTGACGGTGCTGGCCAGCAACAACGAAGGCTACCAGAACCTGACGCTGCTGATTTCCCGCGCCTATCAGCGCGGCTACGGCGCCGCCGGCCCGATCATCGATCGCGACTGGCTGATTGAACATCGCGAAGGGCTGATTCTGCTCTCCGGCGCGCGTCAGGGCGACGTCGGCAAGTTTCTGCTGCGCGGCAACCAGGCGCAGGTGGATCAGTGTCTGGGCTTCTACCAGCAGTACTTCCCGGACTGTTACTACCTGGAACTGATCCGCACCGGCCGCCCGGACGAAGAGAACTACCTGCATGCGGCGGTGGCGCTGGCCACCGAGCGCGGTTTGCCGGTGGTGGCCACCAACGACGTGCGCTTCCTGGTGGAAGATGACTTCGACGCCCATGAAATTCGCGTCGCCATCCACGACGGCTTTACGCTGGACGATCCCAAGCGGCCGCGCAACTACAGCCCGCAGCAATACATGCGCAGCGAAGACGAGATGTGCGAGCTGTTCGCCGACATTCCGGAAGCGCTGCTGAACAGCGTCGAGATCGCCAAGCGCTGCAACGTCACCATTCGCCTCGGCGAATACTTCCTGCCGCAGTTCCCGACCGGCGACATGAGCACCGAGGACTTCCTGGTACTCAAATCGAAAGAGGGGCTGGAAGAGCGTCTCGAGTTCCTGTTCCCCGATCCTGAAGTGCGCGCGCAGCGCCGCCCGGAATACGACGAGCGTCTGGACGTCGAGCTGAAGGTGATCAACCAGATGGGGTTCCCCGGCTACTTCCTGATCGTGATGGAGTTTATCCAGTGGTCGAAGGACAACAACGTGCCGGTGGGGCCGGGGCGCGGCTCCGGTGCCGGTTCGCTGGTGGCCTATGCGTTGAAAATCACCGACCTCGATCCGCTGGAGTTCGACCTGCTGTTCGAACGTTTCCTGAACCCGGAACGTGTCTCGATGCCCGACTTCGACGTCGACTTCTGCATGGAGAAGCGCGATCAGGTAATTGAGCACGTGGCGGAGATGTACGGCCGCGAAGCGGTATCGCAGATCATCACCTTCGGCACCATGGCGGCGAAAGCGGTTATCCGCGACGTGGGCCGCGTGCTGGGGCACCCGTATGGCTTCGTCGATCGCATCTCCAAGCTGGTGCCGCCGGATCCGGGCATGACGCTGGAAAAAGCCTTCGCTGCCGAACCGCAGCTGCCGGAAATTTACGAGGCAGACGAAGAGGTCAAGGCGCTGATCGACATGGCGCGCAAGCTGGAAGGGGTGACGCGTAACGCCGGTAAACACGCCGGGGGCGTGGTAATCGCGCCGACCAAAATCACCGACTTCGCGCCGCTGTACTGCGACGCCGAAGGGCAGCACCCGGTGACCCAGTTCGATAAGAACGACGTGGAATACGCCGGGCTGGTGAAGTTCGACTTCCTCGGTCTGCGCACCCTGACCATCATCGACTGGGCGCTGGAGATGATCAACGCCCGGCGCGCCAAGACCGGGCTGGAGCCGATCGACATCGCCGCCATTCCGCTCGACGACAAGAAAAGCTTCGATATGCTGCAGCGCTCGGAAACCACGGCGGTGTTCCAGCTTGAATCGCGCGGCATGAAAGACCTGATCAAACGTCTGAAGCCCGACTGCTTCGAAGACATGATCGCACTGGTGGCGCTGTTCCGTCCGGGGCCGCTGCAGTCGGGGATGGTGGATAACTTCATCGACCGCAAGCACGGCCGCGAAGAGATCTCCTACCCGGACATCCAGTGGCAGCACGAGTCGCTCAAGCCGGTGCTGGAACCCACCTATGGCATCATCCTGTATCAGGAACAGGTGATGCAGATTGCCCAGGTGCTGGCGGGCTATACGCTGGGCGGCGCGGACATGCTGCGCCGTGCGATGGGTAAAAAGAACCCGGTCGAGATGGCCAAGCAGCGCGGCGGCTTTGAAGATGGCGCCAAAGCGCGCGGCATCGACGGCGAACTGTCGGTGAAAATCTTCGACCTGGTGGAGAAATTCGCCGGATACGGCTTCAACAAATCGCACTCCGCCGCCTATGCGCTGGTGTCGTATCAGACGCTGTGGCTGAAAGCGCACTACCCGGCCGAGTTTATGGCGGCGGTGATGACCGCCGATATGGACAACACCGATAAGGTGGTGGGGCTGGTGGACGAATGCTGGCGCATGGGGCTGAAGATCCTGCCGCCGGACATCAACAGCGGCCTGTATCACTTCCACGTCAACGACGACGGCGAGATCGTTTATGGCATCGGCGCCATCAAGGGCGTGGGGGAAGGGCCGATCGAAGCCATCATCGAGGCGCGCAACAGCGGCGAGCAGGGTTACTTCAAAGACCTGTTCGATCTCTGCGCGCGCTCAGACATCAAGAAACTGAACCGCCGCATTCTGGAAAAACTGATCATGTCCGGCGCGTTCGATCGCCTCGGGCCGCACCGCGCCGCGCTGATGAATTCGCTCGGCGACGCGTTGAAAGCGGCGGATCAGCATGCGAAAGCCGAAGCGATCGGCCAGGTGGATATGTTTGGCGTGCTGGCGGAAGCGCCGGAGCAGGTGGAGCAATCCTACGCCAATATCGCGCCCTGGCCGGAGCAGGTGGTGCTGGACGGTGAAAGGGAGACGCTGGGGCTGTACCTGACCGGCCACCCGATCACCCAGTACCTGAAGGAGATCGAACGTTACGCCGGTGGCCAGCGTTTGAAAGACATGCACCCGACGGATCGGGGCAAAATGACCACCGCCGTCGGGCTGGTGGTCGCCGCGCGGGTGATGGTGACCAAGCGCGGCAACCGCATCGGCATCTGTACATTGGATGACCGTTCGGGCCGCCTGGAAGTGATGTTATTCACCGAAGCGTTAGAAAAATACCAGCATTTGTTGGAAAAAGACCGTATCCTTATCGCCAGTGGACAGGTCAGCTTTGATGACTTTAGCGGCGGGCTTAAAATGATGGCCCGCGAGGTAATGGACATCAGTGAAGCCCGGGAAAAATACGCTCGCGGGCTTGCTATCTCGCTGACTGACAGGCAAATTGATGACCAGCTTTTGAACCGTCTCCGCCAGTCGTTGGAACCCCATCGATCGGGGACGATTCCAGTGCATCTCTACTATCAACGGGAAGATGCGCGAGCCAAGCTGCGTTTTGGCGCAACCTGGCGCGTGACGCCCACCGACCGCTTGTTGATCGACTTGCGGACGTTGGTAGGCAATGAGCAGGTGGACTTGGAATTTGACTAA
- the rnhB gene encoding ribonuclease HII — translation MIEPFIYPAATLIAGVDEVGRGPLVGAVVTAAVILDPAQPIVGLADSKKLSEKRRLALYDEIVAKALSWSLGRAEPAEIDQLNILHATMLAMQRAVAGLHIAPDMVLIDGNRCPNLPMRSQAVVKGDSRVAEISAASILAKVTRDREMAALDSEFPDYGFAQHKGYPTAFHLERLAALGATEHHRRSFAPVKRALAL, via the coding sequence ATGATTGAACCCTTTATCTATCCCGCTGCCACGCTGATTGCCGGCGTGGACGAAGTGGGCCGCGGGCCGTTGGTCGGCGCGGTGGTTACCGCCGCCGTGATCCTCGATCCGGCGCAGCCGATCGTCGGGCTGGCGGATTCCAAGAAACTCAGTGAAAAACGCCGCCTGGCGCTGTATGACGAAATCGTCGCCAAGGCGCTCTCCTGGAGCCTGGGGCGCGCCGAGCCGGCGGAAATCGACCAACTGAACATTTTGCACGCCACCATGCTGGCGATGCAGCGGGCGGTGGCCGGGTTGCATATCGCGCCGGACATGGTTTTAATCGACGGTAACCGTTGCCCGAACCTGCCGATGCGTTCGCAGGCGGTGGTGAAGGGCGACAGCCGCGTGGCGGAGATCAGCGCGGCGTCCATTCTGGCGAAGGTCACGCGCGATCGTGAAATGGCCGCGCTGGACAGCGAGTTCCCGGACTACGGTTTCGCGCAGCATAAGGGTTACCCGACCGCCTTCCACCTGGAGCGGCTGGCCGCGCTGGGCGCCACCGAGCATCACCGCCGCAGCTTCGCGCCGGTGAAAAGGGCGCTGGCGCTGTAG
- the lpxB gene encoding lipid-A-disaccharide synthase: protein MSNRPLTIGLVAGETSGDILGAGLIRALKAQIPDARFVGVAGPLMQAEGCEAWYEMEELAVMGVVEVLERLPRLLKIRKDLTRRFGELRPDVFVGIDAPDFNITLEGRLKQRGIRTIHYVSPSVWAWRQKRVFKIGKATDLVLAFLPFEKAFYDRFNVPCRFIGHTMADAMPLQPDRLAARAQLGIDPQARCLALLPGSRGAEVEMLSADFLKTAQLLRTRYPELEVVVPLVNAKRREQFERIKAEVAPDLTVHLLNGQGREAMIASDAALLASGTAALECMLAKCPMVVGYRMKPFTFWLAQKLVKTPYVSLPNLLAGREIVIELLQHDCVPDKLAAAVMPLLEESPQTEALKQTFLTLHQSIRCGADEQAAQAVLELAKA, encoded by the coding sequence ATGTCGAATCGTCCATTGACTATCGGATTGGTCGCCGGAGAAACCTCCGGTGACATTCTCGGCGCCGGTTTGATCCGCGCGCTCAAGGCGCAGATCCCCGACGCGCGTTTCGTTGGCGTCGCCGGCCCGCTGATGCAGGCCGAAGGCTGCGAAGCCTGGTACGAAATGGAAGAGCTGGCGGTAATGGGCGTGGTAGAAGTGCTCGAGCGTTTGCCACGCCTGTTGAAGATCCGCAAGGATCTTACCCGCCGCTTCGGCGAGCTGCGGCCGGACGTGTTTGTCGGCATCGACGCGCCGGACTTCAACATCACGCTGGAAGGCCGCCTCAAGCAGCGCGGTATCCGTACCATTCACTACGTCAGCCCTTCCGTGTGGGCCTGGCGGCAAAAGCGCGTTTTCAAAATTGGCAAAGCCACCGATCTGGTGCTGGCCTTTCTCCCTTTCGAAAAAGCGTTTTACGATCGTTTCAACGTGCCCTGCCGGTTTATCGGCCACACCATGGCGGACGCCATGCCGTTGCAGCCCGATCGGCTGGCGGCGCGCGCTCAGCTTGGCATCGATCCGCAGGCGCGCTGTCTGGCGTTGCTGCCGGGCAGCCGCGGCGCCGAAGTCGAGATGCTGAGCGCCGACTTCCTCAAGACCGCGCAGCTGCTGCGCACCCGTTATCCCGAGCTGGAAGTGGTGGTGCCGCTGGTCAACGCCAAACGGCGCGAGCAGTTTGAGCGCATCAAGGCGGAAGTGGCGCCGGATCTGACCGTACACCTGCTGAACGGTCAGGGGCGCGAGGCGATGATCGCCAGCGACGCGGCGCTGCTGGCATCCGGCACGGCGGCGCTGGAGTGCATGCTGGCCAAGTGCCCGATGGTGGTGGGCTATCGCATGAAGCCGTTCACTTTCTGGCTGGCGCAGAAGCTGGTGAAAACGCCTTACGTTTCGCTGCCGAATCTGCTGGCGGGGCGGGAGATCGTTATCGAGCTGCTGCAGCATGACTGCGTGCCGGACAAACTGGCCGCCGCCGTGATGCCGCTGCTGGAAGAGAGCCCGCAAACCGAAGCGCTGAAACAGACTTTCCTTACCTTGCACCAAAGCATCCGTTGCGGTGCGGACGAACAGGCCGCTCAGGCTGTGTTGGAGCTGGCGAAAGCATGA